The proteins below are encoded in one region of Flavobacterium nackdongense:
- a CDS encoding NifU family protein → MNTEELTANVLTALDEIRPFLNSDGGDIQLVSIEAGKHVTVRLQGACTHCSVNQMTLKAGVETTIKKYAPQIETVVNVA, encoded by the coding sequence ATGAATACAGAAGAATTAACTGCTAATGTATTAACTGCACTCGATGAAATTCGACCTTTTTTGAATTCGGATGGAGGTGATATTCAGCTTGTATCTATCGAAGCCGGTAAACACGTCACTGTTCGATTGCAAGGGGCATGTACGCATTGCAGTGTGAATCAAATGACACTAAAAGCCGGTGTGGAAACTACAATCAAGAAGTATGCACCACAAATCGAAACTGTTGTCAATGTGGCATAA
- a CDS encoding Mrp/NBP35 family ATP-binding protein, whose amino-acid sequence MKLDKKDILQALETITVAGEGKNMVESGAIANVVTFADEVIIDLVLHVPAMHIRKRAEDDIKKTILEKVSPEAKITINVKIEAPEKTIAPDKSIPGIKNIIAVASGKGGVGKSTVTANLAVSLSKMGFSVGILDADIYGPSMPIMFDVESAKPLSVEIDGKSKMKPIENYGVKILSIGFFTPPSQAIIWRGPMASKALNQMIFDADWGDLDFLLIDLPPGTGDIHLSIVQALPITGVVVVSTPQAVALADARKGVSMFLSEAINVPVLGIIENMAYFTPAELPENKYYIFGKEGAKNLADDLQVSFLGEVPLVQSVREAGDYGRPAALQSDSIIEDVFNEITRNVVQEVVSRNANLPVTEVVKITTMAGCSSKK is encoded by the coding sequence ATGAAGTTAGATAAAAAAGATATTCTTCAAGCTTTAGAAACTATTACTGTTGCTGGAGAAGGAAAAAACATGGTCGAAAGCGGTGCTATTGCCAACGTGGTGACCTTTGCCGATGAAGTTATTATAGATTTGGTATTGCACGTACCTGCTATGCACATTAGAAAACGTGCCGAAGACGACATTAAAAAGACGATTTTAGAAAAGGTTTCTCCTGAGGCCAAAATCACCATCAATGTCAAAATAGAAGCACCCGAAAAAACGATAGCTCCAGACAAATCTATTCCTGGAATCAAAAATATTATTGCTGTTGCTTCCGGAAAAGGTGGGGTTGGAAAATCTACTGTGACAGCCAACTTAGCGGTATCTCTTTCTAAAATGGGTTTTTCGGTTGGAATTCTCGATGCCGATATTTACGGGCCATCAATGCCCATAATGTTTGATGTGGAAAGTGCAAAACCTTTATCTGTAGAAATTGATGGAAAATCAAAAATGAAACCTATTGAAAATTACGGGGTCAAAATTCTTTCTATCGGATTTTTTACGCCTCCAAGTCAAGCCATTATTTGGCGTGGGCCAATGGCTTCAAAGGCGTTGAACCAAATGATTTTTGATGCAGATTGGGGCGATTTAGACTTTTTACTAATCGATTTACCTCCGGGAACAGGCGATATTCATTTGTCGATTGTTCAAGCTTTGCCTATCACAGGTGTAGTGGTGGTCAGTACACCACAAGCCGTAGCACTTGCCGATGCCCGAAAAGGAGTTTCGATGTTCCTTTCGGAAGCTATCAATGTGCCCGTTTTAGGAATTATTGAAAATATGGCTTATTTTACACCTGCTGAATTGCCTGAAAATAAATATTATATCTTCGGGAAAGAGGGAGCAAAAAATCTTGCCGACGATTTACAAGTATCCTTTTTAGGAGAAGTTCCATTAGTGCAATCGGTGAGAGAAGCCGGAGATTACGGACGTCCAGCAGCACTACAATCGGATTCAATTATTGAAGATGTTTTCAACGAAATTACCAGAAATGTGGTGCAAGAAGTGGTGAGTAGAAACGCCAATTTACCCGTTACCGAGGTGGTCAAAATTACCACTATGGCGGGATGTTCTTCTAAAAAATAG
- a CDS encoding 2Fe-2S iron-sulfur cluster-binding family protein, with translation MDITIKIKNRKGELHEVKAPTDMSLNLMHIVRAYELEPNGTIGLCGGNAMCHTCQCYATNNVDLPEKKEAELATLSRLPNAKTNSRLSCQIPVTPALEGLEIEIAPLF, from the coding sequence ATGGATATTACAATTAAAATAAAAAACCGAAAAGGTGAACTACACGAAGTAAAAGCCCCGACGGATATGTCATTAAATTTGATGCATATTGTGCGCGCTTATGAACTGGAACCTAACGGAACCATCGGTTTGTGTGGAGGAAATGCCATGTGCCATACTTGTCAATGCTATGCCACTAATAACGTAGATTTACCTGAAAAGAAAGAAGCGGAACTAGCCACCCTTTCGAGATTACCCAATGCCAAAACCAATAGTAGGTTGAGTTGTCAAATTCCTGTAACTCCCGCTTTGGAAGGACTCGAAATAGAAATAGCACCCTTGTTTTAG
- a CDS encoding SGNH/GDSL hydrolase family protein, with product MKNSIVKIAALWFVLAFANCTSDDPITPAKPITAPPVAVDTNLPRELNYLALGDSYTIGQSVCETCRFPEQLRKKLGDQNPKNTYALKIIATTGWTTTNLISAINSQNLPSNYDLVTLLIGVNNQYQNRPFTIYENEFPELVTKAISLARGDKSNVIVVSIPDYAYTPFGKSLTNPSKVSTEIDNYNAFAQKYCTERNIEFITITDITRQGLINPLLVASDGLHPSELAYSNFVTRLFPKANLVIHN from the coding sequence ATGAAAAATAGCATTGTTAAGATAGCCGCTTTATGGTTTGTCCTCGCTTTCGCCAATTGTACCAGTGACGATCCGATCACACCAGCAAAACCCATCACTGCACCACCGGTTGCAGTAGATACAAATCTACCGCGAGAGTTGAATTATTTGGCACTGGGCGACAGCTATACAATAGGCCAAAGTGTTTGTGAAACGTGCAGATTTCCCGAACAATTACGAAAAAAACTAGGCGATCAGAATCCAAAAAACACCTACGCGCTAAAAATTATAGCAACGACGGGATGGACTACAACCAATTTAATTTCGGCGATAAACAGTCAAAATCTTCCTTCGAATTATGATTTAGTTACTTTGCTTATTGGAGTTAATAACCAATATCAAAACCGACCCTTTACGATATATGAAAATGAATTTCCTGAATTAGTAACAAAAGCGATTTCCCTAGCAAGAGGAGACAAATCGAATGTAATTGTAGTTTCGATTCCGGATTATGCGTATACCCCTTTTGGAAAGTCACTTACGAACCCATCCAAGGTTTCTACTGAAATTGACAATTATAATGCTTTTGCACAAAAATATTGCACCGAGAGAAACATCGAGTTCATCACTATTACAGACATTACTAGGCAGGGTTTAATAAATCCGTTGTTGGTCGCTTCGGACGGTTTACATCCCTCGGAATTGGCCTATTCTAATTTTGTAACGCGACTATTTCCAAAAGCTAATTTGGTAATTCACAATTGA